From Acidisarcina polymorpha, one genomic window encodes:
- a CDS encoding Crp/Fnr family transcriptional regulator, with protein MKNPAQTAFDPEAYLATAGVGRKIVRFMEGHVLFSQGSRCDSIFYLQQGRAKLTVVSAAGKEATITIFTAGDFIGDACIAAVAGPHPATATAVTACIALEVEREEMIRVLHEQSAFSDLFIAALLIRSMRTQADLMRAGGVLVIPGLGFPGS; from the coding sequence ATGAAGAATCCGGCCCAAACTGCATTTGACCCCGAAGCCTACCTTGCCACTGCCGGAGTCGGCCGCAAGATTGTGCGATTCATGGAAGGCCATGTCTTGTTTTCGCAGGGAAGCCGCTGCGATTCGATCTTTTACCTTCAGCAGGGCCGGGCCAAGCTCACGGTTGTTTCCGCAGCAGGAAAAGAAGCCACAATCACCATTTTTACGGCTGGCGACTTCATCGGAGACGCGTGCATTGCGGCGGTCGCCGGGCCGCATCCGGCGACCGCGACAGCTGTCACCGCGTGTATCGCACTCGAGGTGGAAAGAGAGGAGATGATCCGCGTTCTGCATGAGCAAAGTGCCTTTTCCGATCTGTTCATCGCTGCTCTGCTAATCCGCAGTATGCGAACCCAAGCCGACCTTATGCGGGCTGGGGGTGTCTTGGTGATTCCCGGACTTGGGTTTCCTGGTTCCTGA
- a CDS encoding YidB family protein: MGLLDSIEGMAGQVATDGGTRSKVAGGLMRALDEHPGGLAGVLDSFKQNGMGDHVQGWATGQQQTATPEQVQQGLGGTGLVERVAEKAGVSPQVAQVAMATVLPMVIAHFTQGGQSSPPQSGFGGMASQILSKFV, from the coding sequence ATGGGACTTCTCGATTCAATCGAAGGTATGGCCGGACAGGTGGCCACGGACGGCGGAACACGGTCTAAGGTCGCGGGCGGATTGATGCGGGCGCTCGACGAGCATCCCGGCGGGTTAGCAGGAGTTCTAGACAGTTTTAAGCAAAATGGAATGGGAGATCACGTTCAGGGCTGGGCCACTGGACAACAGCAAACGGCAACCCCGGAACAGGTGCAACAAGGACTAGGAGGTACAGGGCTGGTCGAGCGCGTCGCTGAAAAAGCCGGAGTTTCGCCCCAGGTTGCTCAAGTTGCAATGGCTACAGTGCTTCCTATGGTGATCGCTCACTTCACTCAAGGAGGACAGAGTTCCCCTCCACAGAGTGGGTTTGGCGGTATGGCCTCACAAATCTTAAGTAAGTTCGTTTAG
- a CDS encoding DUF3761 domain-containing protein, producing the protein MKQPRTLIAGLAVLCMSFFALAQAPTGAPTGATGQCNDGTYSTQASKRGACRGHQGVKQWFAADTVASQKSATTQTNATPTSTGTPTSTSSAPPPQAASAQTTPPKTKSAPVATPAPGGGPGMVWLNSSTHVYHCSGDPYYGKTKSGKYESEADAKAAGARPSHGKPCS; encoded by the coding sequence ATGAAACAACCCAGAACATTGATTGCCGGTTTAGCCGTGCTTTGTATGAGCTTTTTTGCACTTGCCCAAGCCCCGACAGGAGCCCCGACTGGAGCCACGGGACAATGCAATGACGGAACCTATTCGACGCAAGCTTCCAAACGCGGCGCGTGCAGAGGGCATCAGGGAGTTAAACAGTGGTTCGCCGCTGATACTGTGGCGTCCCAAAAGAGTGCGACAACGCAGACAAATGCAACGCCAACATCGACTGGAACCCCGACCTCCACCTCATCGGCTCCTCCTCCTCAGGCGGCTTCCGCTCAGACCACCCCTCCCAAAACAAAATCGGCACCAGTCGCCACGCCTGCTCCTGGCGGGGGTCCAGGCATGGTATGGCTCAACTCGAGTACTCATGTGTATCACTGCTCTGGAGACCCTTATTACGGAAAGACGAAAAGCGGCAAATACGAGAGTGAAGCAGACGCCAAGGCTGCTGGTGCCCGTCCTTCTCACGGCAAGCCCTGTAGCTGA